In Candidatus Manganitrophus noduliformans, the genomic stretch CGATGAGGGGTGGTTGGTCGAGATTAAGGGTCGGCGGGTGTCGACCAGCACCGACCTCTCCCGGGTCCGATCGAGCATGGGCGATTTCCAAGAGAACGAGCTCGCCGAAGCAGTGAACAACGACAATCGAAACGCTCTTGTCGTCAAAAGTTATTTGGAATTTGCCGAAGGAAAGCGCTGCCTGGTCTTCGCCGTTGACACGGCGCACACGATCGCTTTAAGGGACACTTTTCTTGCTGCCGGAATCCCGACCGCGGCGGTGATTGGAACGACCGACGTGGAGAAAGAGCGCCCTCAAATTTACGCCGATTTTGCGGCCGGCCGGATCAAGGTCATCGTCAACTGCATGGTGTTGACCGAAGGGTACGACGAGCCGACCGTGGAGGCGATTATCCAGGCGCGGCCGACCAAATCCTCCCTGCTCTACACCCAAATCATCGGCCGCGGCCTTCGTCTCTCCCCGGAAACCGGAAAGACTCATTGCCTGGTGATCGATCTGGTCGACAACTCCACAAAGAATTCGGTCAAGACGATCCCCTCCCTCTTTGGGCTTCCGGCCAATCTGGATTTAAAAGGGGGAGAGGTTCGCGCTGCAGAAAAGAAGATCAAGGCGTTTATCAAAGAGCACCCGATGAGCAAAACCGCGGTGGATCCGGAATCGTTGACCGACCTCGATCAACTCGAAATTCAATCCCAGGAGATCGATTTCTTTGCGCCTCCGAAACTCTCCGACGAGGTATTGGAAAACTCGAAACTGACATGGATTTCACGATACGGCGGTTGGACGATGAGCTGCGGCGCGGGCCGGGAGGCAAAGATCGAAAAAGACATCCTGGGGCATTATACGGTCACAATTCACGATGAGGGCCGTCTGATGGTCGACCAGAAGGAAAAGTCCATGGGATGCGCCTTCCAGGCGGCCGATCGATACGTTCGGGAGTTCTGGCCGGACGCGCTGAACCTGCTGCGTCAAAATGCGGGGTGGAAGTCGGCGCCGGCGACGGACGCGCAATTGAATATTCTTCGTCGGATGAGGATCCCTTTTCCGGCGAATATCACCAAAGGAGCGGCATCGCTTTTAATCGGGCAAAAAATCGCATCACGAGGATAGGGGGGGGAGATTCATGTCGGAGAACGGCAAGGTGTCGCCGGTTGGAAAGACTGGCCGTGGGGTTACTTTTGGAGTCGTAAATTTCGAAAAATTTCAGCATTACAAAGATAGGAATCCGCCTTGGATCAAGCTTCACAACACACTGCTAGACAGCTACGAATTTGGATGCTTGCAAGATGCTAGCAAAGCGCACCTGCTTTTAATTTGGTTGCTAGCGAGTCGCCACAATAACCGTTTACCCCTAGATGAAAAATGGATATCAGAACGCATTCAAGCAAAGAAAAATGTTGACCTCGACGAACTAATAAAACTCAAATTTATCGAATGCTACGATGAATGTGGCATGTTGCTAGCAGATAGCTTGCAACATGATAGCAATCCGCTTGACCAGAGGAGAGGAGAGACAGAGGAGAGAATAAGTATAGGCAGCCAGTCTCTTTCACCTCTTTCAGAACTCTGGAACCAAACCTTCAAAGACATCCTCCCTCAAGTCAAGCAATCTGGTTCAAGAAAGAAAAGGGAGGCGGCGCTGCTTAAGCAATACACCTTAGAGCAAATTAAAGAAGTGTTTTTGAGGATCGGTAAATCTGATTTTCTTTTGGGGAAATGTCCACCTCGAGATCCAGGTGGGAAAGTATTCATGGCGGACTACGATTGGTTTTTGGGGAAAGATAAAAACGGGACCGAGAACATCGTGAAGGTGATCGAGGGTAAATACGACAATCGGCCTGTTCAGCGGGAGCTCACGGAGGATCGGGTGATTTTATGAGCGAAGTGGAAGAATTAACTTGTTCGAGGTGCGGCGCGATCTTTTCTGAATTAAAAGCGAAGCTGGCTTTATCCGGTCCGCACGTCAAGGCCTCTTGCCCCGAGTGTGGCGGATACGTGAAATTCATCTCACAGGGTGGAGATCCGATGTTGTGGTTTGGAAAGTATCGAGGCAAGAAGCTGACCGATGTCGTGGCGAATGATCGGCAGTATTTGGAATGGTTGGTTTGTCAACATATCCAGCCGTCGTTGAGAAAGAAAATTAAAGGGGTGCTCCGTGGCGTTTCTGGAAGAGGCTAAAAAATACCTACTCCGCGGTTGGTCTGTGGTCCCCCTGGAGGCGAAGGGGAAGAAGCCGTTGATCTCCTGGAAGGAATATCAGGAGCGGCAGGCGACCGTAAACGAAATTGAATCCTGGTTTAAATGGGAAAACAACATCGGCATTGTCACCGGGAAGATATCCGGAATTACAGTGATCGATTGTGACTCGCCGGCCGCGATCGATCTTGCGAGCAAAAAGGGATTGCCGACCTGTCCGACCGTGAAGACCGGAAAGGGGTACCATTTTTACTACGCCTATGAACCCGGCGTTGGAAACTTCCAAAAGCGGGATGATCTTCCCGGGATCGATCTTCGAGGGGATGGGGGCTTTGTTGTGGCGCCTCCGTCGATTCATCCGTCTGGCGCGGTGTATTCCTGGGAAGGCGAAACGAGAGATCTTCCTCCGCTTCCGAAGTGGATTCTCCGAGATGGCGAGCGGAAATCTTCTCCTGGAACGTTCACAGATTATTTCCAGGGGGCCCAGCTGGGGAGCCGAAACGATACGCTGGCGAGAATGACGGGCTTCTTGGCGAAGAACATCCCGTATCAAGATGCGTTGGAATTCGCTCTTGTTTGGAACACGAAAAACAATCCCCCTCTTCCGCATGATGAGATCGAGCGGACCGTGTTGAGCATCTACCGGCTGGAAGGGATTGCTCGCGCGAAGAAAGCGGAAGAGCCGGCGGCGCCAACGGCCGGCCCTGTTATCGAAGACGAAGAAGAGAACGCCAAGGAGGTTTTGGAGATCGATGATTTATCCGATGGGATCGATTCCATGTACGAGGAAGGACTCCCCCCGGGAGAGTCAACGGGGTGGAAGACTCTCGATCCGCACTACACGGTTCATCCAGGTCAAATAACCATCGTTACGGGCATCCCAGGTCACGGCAAGAGCGAGTTTATCGATGCGTTGATGGTGAATCTTGTCACGGCCAAGCAATGGAAATTTGCTATTTTCTCCGCAGAGAGTAAACCAGATCGTCATTCGGTCGGCCTTATCGAGAAGTTTGTCGGAATGCCGTTCGGGAAGGGGCCGAGCCAACGAATGGATAAACTTCGGGTTGAGGCCGGGAAAGAATTCTTAAGGGGCAGGTTTTTTTTCTTGGAGCCCTCCGAGAAGCATACGACGTTGGATTGGATCATCGAGCAAGCCGGCATTTTGGTCGCTCAAAAAGGAATCAATGGGCTTTTGATTGATCCGTGGAACGAGTTGGAGCACAAGCGATCGAACGGGGTTTCTGAGACTGAATACATTTCACAGAGTTTGTCGAAGCTGCGACGTTTTAGGAGACGAACAAACGTTCATGTCTTTCTCGTCGCTCATCCGCAAAAACTCAATCGGGACTCGAAGGGGAATTATCCGGTTCCGACGCTTTACGATATTTCAGGGTCGGCTCATTGGAGAAATAAGGCCGATAGCGGGGTGTGCGTTTGGCGCGACGTCGCTCAAGAGCGGTCGACTCAGATAACGAAAATATACATTCAGAAGATCAAAACGAAGGAAACCGGAAAGGTCGGCGTGGTCGATTTGATTTACGATCGTGTGACCGGCCGGTATTCGGATAAGCCGTGGGATCATGGGTTATAGAAAAAGCCCGATAATAAACCAAAAAAGGAGGAATAAAATGCCGAAAGCGAAGGGAAGCAAGAATAAAACAAAAGTCACCGTTCATGTTTCGAAGAACGTGAAGAAGGAAACAATCAAAGCCATTGATGGGATGGCGGAGATGGTCGCCAATCGGCCGAGTTCTTCTCGATGGCCGAGCTCGCCTGAGCTTGAAGAAATGGCGAGAACTC encodes the following:
- a CDS encoding DEAD/DEAH box helicase, translating into MNLSLFENPSPPKLPLRPYQEECLQAIRKAKEEGKNRLLVSLPTGGGKTVIFSRLPSHLEEKRKTLVLAHRDELIGQARRKFIASNPEMFVEIEQADHYSTPFAQAVIASVATLGPERAAKRRGRFWPEQYGIIITDECHHAAAKTYQNIYEHFGLPDRKDILHVGFTATPKRGDGAGLGGIYEEIVYHKDIGEMIDEGWLVEIKGRRVSTSTDLSRVRSSMGDFQENELAEAVNNDNRNALVVKSYLEFAEGKRCLVFAVDTAHTIALRDTFLAAGIPTAAVIGTTDVEKERPQIYADFAAGRIKVIVNCMVLTEGYDEPTVEAIIQARPTKSSLLYTQIIGRGLRLSPETGKTHCLVIDLVDNSTKNSVKTIPSLFGLPANLDLKGGEVRAAEKKIKAFIKEHPMSKTAVDPESLTDLDQLEIQSQEIDFFAPPKLSDEVLENSKLTWISRYGGWTMSCGAGREAKIEKDILGHYTVTIHDEGRLMVDQKEKSMGCAFQAADRYVREFWPDALNLLRQNAGWKSAPATDAQLNILRRMRIPFPANITKGAASLLIGQKIASRG
- a CDS encoding bifunctional DNA primase/polymerase, encoding MAFLEEAKKYLLRGWSVVPLEAKGKKPLISWKEYQERQATVNEIESWFKWENNIGIVTGKISGITVIDCDSPAAIDLASKKGLPTCPTVKTGKGYHFYYAYEPGVGNFQKRDDLPGIDLRGDGGFVVAPPSIHPSGAVYSWEGETRDLPPLPKWILRDGERKSSPGTFTDYFQGAQLGSRNDTLARMTGFLAKNIPYQDALEFALVWNTKNNPPLPHDEIERTVLSIYRLEGIARAKKAEEPAAPTAGPVIEDEEENAKEVLEIDDLSDGIDSMYEEGLPPGESTGWKTLDPHYTVHPGQITIVTGIPGHGKSEFIDALMVNLVTAKQWKFAIFSAESKPDRHSVGLIEKFVGMPFGKGPSQRMDKLRVEAGKEFLRGRFFFLEPSEKHTTLDWIIEQAGILVAQKGINGLLIDPWNELEHKRSNGVSETEYISQSLSKLRRFRRRTNVHVFLVAHPQKLNRDSKGNYPVPTLYDISGSAHWRNKADSGVCVWRDVAQERSTQITKIYIQKIKTKETGKVGVVDLIYDRVTGRYSDKPWDHGL